In Desulfomicrobium macestii, the DNA window TTTGTCGAGATGAGGAGCGAGACCGGCGAAGAATTCGTCGGAGCGCAGATTACCGTAGAGCGGTGTTAATCATGAATAAATCAACGGGCTGTTAGGACTTTCAACGTCCTGGACGACTTCAGCCGTGAGTGTTTGGCGATCGAAGTCGATACTAACTTGCCCGCAGCAAGGATTTTACGGGTTTTGGATCGCATAGTGGCATGGCGCGGGTTGCCTGCCAAGTTGAGAATGGACAACGGGCCGGAGCTGATTTCCGTGCTGCTGGCCGACTGGGCTGAAAAAAACGGCGTGGCATTGGAATTCATCCAGCCAGGCAAGCCCACACAGAATTCGTACATTGAGCGATTCAACAAGACCTACCGGGAAGAGGTCCTGGACTTCTACCTGTTCAAGTCCCTCACGGAAGTGAAGGAAATTACGGAGAATTGGCTGAGGCAGTACAACGAGGAGCGGCCCCACGAGTCTCTTGGCCATTTGCCCCCGGCAGAGTTCCTCATGAAAAATTCACCCAAGGAAGTCTCTACTTTTGGATGGCACTAACTTGGGGAGGTTTACACTACGGTCTAAACAGACTGCACCTCCAGTTCTCCTTCTGGGCAAGCCTAGTGAAAAATAAAAAATTAATTCTTCATGTAATTATTTTGATTGATGTTAACATTAAGTGTTGTTCTGGTCGTAGTTTTGCGTATTCTAGCAATCCTCCCTAGCGTCCTCCTTAGAATCCAACTCAGCAACCGCATCCTTGGTGGCGTGGTAGCCCTTGGCCATCAGATATTTTCGCAAGATCAGGCGCTCCTCTGGCGTCACCTTGAGTTCTGGGTGAAGCCGTATGCGGTCGTCTTCCACTTCGTACGGATATTGCCGGAGTATCCGCCTAACCGTAGCCACCTCCTCGGGGTCAATCGGATTCTTTGGAGGCCTCACCTTGGAAAAGTCATAGACCATCGTGCGCATGGAATCTTTGGGCTTTTGCGCCGGTTCTGTGTTTGCCGGTAATGTACTCATCTTTTTCGCGTAAACCTTGCCCACGCTCAGTCCGTCTATATCGACCCAGTCCATGTGCGGAAAATCGGGCGGGAGGTGCCCATGTTCGGCGGCGGTGTGGGCCACGGTGTAGCCGTCGAAATCCGCCAGGTCCCATTTGTTGAAATCAGGGGGGAGGGAGCCGTGCATGGCCGCTTCATGGGCCACGGTCCATCCGTCCGCGTCGCGGATCTCCCAGCGGGTGAAGTCAGGAGGCAAGTGTCCGGTTCTGGCGGCCTCGTGGGCCACGCTCCAACCGTCTGGATTTTTCAGGTCCCACTGGTCGAAGCCTTGGGCCAGACGGCCTTCGCACGCCAGATCGTGATAATCGGTATCCATTGCTGCTCTCTCCTGTTATCGACATTTGGGTCTTTTCAAGAACGTTTCAAGAATCAGGGAGCCTTCTTCCTGCAAGTTGTTCAGGTCGGGGGCCATAAAACTTGTGCACCCTTCCAGGCCGACGAACTCGCCTCGGTACATCTTCTTTTTCGGATCGTATCCCATTGCAAGCACGTTGCCGCCAGGAAAGGCTGCAAGCCAGAAGAGCCCATCCCTTGGCTGGAGCCATTCGATCATCATGCCCGACATCCCAACCCCGGCAACCCGGACGCCTCCATCAATCATGGCGTCATAACGCTCGTGGTGATGGCCGTGAATTTGAATTCTGGCTTTGAGGGCGCGGGCCACGTCACCCAGAATCCGGTAGCCGAGCTTGTGGGACTCTGGAGCCTCGTGGGCCACAAAGACATCAACCCGGGTCTTGCTGGCAAGGCGGGCCATCAGCGCAAGATCTTCCGGGAAGATGGATGTGTGATCCTGCGGTGCGAGCTTTTTGTCTTTTCGGATCATTGCCAGACTCTGGCGCGTGTCTTGGGGGCGGACGTGGGCCAGGTCACTCAAGGTCGTCTGGCGGTCCACACCCAGGACATTGGACCGGAAGGTGCCTCCGAGCCCGGCGATGCGTAGGCCATCAATCTCCACCACACGGCAATGCAGGTTTCTGTCGGCCATGGCGGCGTGGCGCGTCAGGTATTCGGCATCGTCGCTGTCATGGTTGCCGAATATCCACCACGTCTTTTCAGCGATCTCCGGGCCGAGGATGGACGCCAAATCGTCAAGCGGTTCCTGGTCGCCCAATAGGATAACCGCCGTGGTTCCGGCCGCAGCTTCCAGCATGGGTTCAAAGTCACCGTGACAATCTCCGGCGAAGAGTATCATGCCCGCTCTCCCAGACCTTGACCCAGCCAGAAAAAACCTTCGGCTGTTCTTGCCATTCCGATGCCCTCGACGCGAATCCCGCCTGCGATAGTGGCGCTGTAGCGCTCGTGGTGGTGCCCATGAATGAGCATCTTGACGCCCATGGCGCGGGCGAGGTCGCCGAGGAGTGGAAAGCCGAGAACATGGCTCTCCGGAGCCTCGTGCGTGGCCAGCACATCGACCTGTCCCTTGAGCGCCAACAATGCCTTTATGTCGTCGGGAAAAATACTCGTAAAGTCAGCCGGGTATGCCCGACCACCTCGCCGCAGTTTGATCCATGCCTCCCGGGTGTCCTGGGGGCAGTCAAGATCCACCTCGTCCAGGCGCGTGGTCTGGTCAATTTCGAACTTCTTTGCGCGGAACACCCCGCCTAGGCCCGCAATCCGAACGCCCTCAATCTCGATCATCTGGCAGTGCAGGTTCCGGTCGGCCATGGATTTGTGGTTTTCAAAGTAGTTCAAATAGTCGCTGTCGTGGTTCCCGAATATCCACCATGCCTTCTGGGCCAAGCCAGGCCCTAGTTCCACTGTCAGGTCGCTCAGTGGTTCCTGGTCGCCCAGCAAAATGACTGCCGAGGCCTCGCTGGCCTCCTCGATGAGGGGGACGAAATCCCCATGCGCATCCCCCGCAAACAGAATCATATCTTCCGAGCCTCCTCGATGACTAAATTTCTGAATTTCTCTGGCAAGTCGCCAGGCGTGACGAGGTCAACAGGAATGCCCAAAAGCTCTTCCAAGTCGATCTGTAGCCCTCCGAGATCAAACAGCGATGCCCCGGGTAGGAGGTCAACGAGGATGTCGAGGTCGCTGCCCTCGTGGTCCTCTCCCCGCAAAACAGAGCCAAAGACACGGGCGTTGCAGGCCTTCCGTGCATTGACGGTCTTGAGAACGGCGTCCCGGTGTGTTCGAAGAGCCTCAGATGGCTTCACATGCCCCCGCAGTCTTTGAAATTTGGCCCCCAGGAATCCCGCTCTGGGTCCTGCACCCATCTCCACCATTCCTGATAGCACAGGGCATCAAAGGGGTTCTCAAGGTTCTTTTCATAGCCCGCGATCTTGCGCAGATTCTTCAGGACATCCGGATCATCGAGGGCGGCCTGGCGCAGTTCGTCCCAATCTTTCTGGTCCCCCCTGGTGATACAGGAATCGATGCCCGCCGGGGTCCACGCTTCATGATTCAAGTGCCTGTGCTTCATTTCGTCTTTTTTCCCATCTCCGCTCCCACGCTCTATAAGAGCGCCCAGGCCCAACCAATTTCCATTTTTTAAGATTAGGCAGGGAATCTTTAAGACCTACAAGGTATTCAGTTTGTGGGTTCAATGTCGCCTTGAGGACAGATCGAAGCCTTTTGTGCCGTGCATGCTCCAGAATTGCACCTAGGATGGCCCGCACTCGTGGCGGGTAGTGCAGGGCGTACTCAACGAGTTTTTCGACTTTCTCTTTCTCAAACCGCTTTATGATCCACAAGAGCCGATTCACCGCGTCATCTGGTGACGCATCAGCGATGTGTTTAATATTTTTTATTGCGTCGAGAATCATGAGCAATAAATAATCAGCGTCGTCAGGAATTTCTTTCAATGTTGAGCGCACAAATCTGACATTGAGGTATTTAAGCTTTCTCTTGTGGTGCCAAGTCGGATGCGCAACTTCAATAACAAAGGGCACCTGTGTTGAAATCCCGAGGGCATTGTGCGCGTCGTGCCCGGCTCTATATACATTCCCAAGCGACCTGATCAATTCTCCTTCACCGACCCCTAGCGCTCCATACTTACACCAGCGCGGCCTGTAGAACGTCCCTCGATACGCCCGCTCGATCTCTTCATGCTCCACCAGCCGCGCCAGCGCTCGGGCGAGCGCCCTACGCCTGGTGACTGCCAGCTCTCCGAAGACGTCGTAGCCGAAGATTTTTCCTTCCGGGATTTCTGCTACTCGCTGTCTTACGACCTCGATGACGCTTTGCTTTTTCACAATACCGCCCCTGTAACCTGCCTTTCAGCGTTCTCTCGTCGTACCGAAGCCTCAAAAAATGGCGCGACGGTACTACGAACCCAGCTCAACCCACCAATTCCCCCCAAGGCCTTCCCCGCTCAAGGCTTGCCATGCGCAGCCCTGGTCTTCGCCTTTGGTATGCAAGTGGAAATGCCCAAAGAACCATTGTCTAGGGCGGGCCTCATCCAAAATCACATCCAGAAGGGCGACAGTGGGGTCTTCCAGTCTGGATTGGTCAATCTTGTTCTTCGGGAGCTGCCGCAAGAACGCCGAGGGGGCCGTGTGCGAAATGACGATGTCCACGCGCCCGCCGCGGGCCTGTACCTGCGCCCTTGCGTGCTCCAGATCCGTCTGCGTGGGGACTTCCCCGGCCCACCAGGAATCGCCTTCGGTGCGATCCTCCTTGTCGGTCGACATGGCCCCACCAAAGAAGATGGCGGTTCTGCCGTCGGGTAAGTTAATGACTGAGCCCCTTGGCATGTAGAAACAGCCGGGAACCGGGATTTCCAGGGGCTGCCCTGGGGCCGCCTTCATGCGCTCTTGCAGGTCGGCATGGTTTTCGTGGTTGCCGTCCGCCCAAAAAATTTTAGTGCCCTGCAGCTTGATGGCGTACTGATCGAAAAAGTGATTCCTGCCGATCCGCTCGACCAAGTGGCGATGTGGCCACCAGCCGAAGTCGCCGCATTGCAATATGATTTCGGGCCGCTTCTTGTTGATGAATCTGTTGAGCGCTCGAAAATCTGCGTGTATGTCGCCCATGACGATGATTTTCATATTACGATTTATTTTTTTAGTAATTTCAAATATCCGAAATAGTGGGCATGATATGCATCGTGCAGTTTATTCATATCTTCTTGTATTTTTATATGATAATTCCCTTCTATCATATTTTTAATATTATCAATGCAGTACTCAATAGCAGTATTCAATATTTCAATTTCTTGATGCAATTTATCTAGTTCAAGCCTTGGATTTATATAAAGACTTAACAACGAATTGAGTCTCCAATAAACTCCGCCGAGTTCGGTTCCACCGGGATTATCCCTAATTTTTGGGTACAAAATACGCAACGACTGCTCAATCATATCTGCAGCTTCGCTTGTTTTCATAGCCTCCATAACAATACCTCCAATAACAATAACCCATCAAAAACACTGCCCACTCCGTCCAATTACACGTTAACGTAATATATTACGATGGGCTAGTCAATAAATTTCCGTTATTCTTACACCAAACATTCAGGATGGTGGTAAGATTATGTCGATTTACGATGTTCGAGCCGAAACAAAAGGGATCACAAGCAATGTTAAAAAAATTATGGAAGACAAAGCAGTGTCAATTGTGACGCTTTCAAATGAGACAAAGTTGTCAACAAAAATTATTGAGAGGGCGCGTACAGATAAAATTAAACTGTGCAAACTTGAAACACTTGCCATAATCGCAAAAGGACTAAAGGTAAAAGTAAAGGATCTATTTAGCGAATAAAAATAAGATAAATAGAATTGAATATACAAGATGTAAATAAAATTAAAATATTAAATTCTTAAATTTTGTACACAATAAATTATATTTATGAAGTTGTTTAGCTGGCAGGAGGTGTTGATTCAATCAGCGCTTTGAGTCTGCAATCCAGAGTTTCTTGCGTCTCGGATGATATCAGTGAGTCTCGTGCTAACCATGTCGACTATTTGTTCTGCAGCCAGTCTATTAGTGTTAATTTGCCGTAAATCTCTTTTTAATATCTCCAATTCTAATTTAAGATTCTCTGCTGCATGGAGACGACCAACTGCTCTGTCAATATTTCCCCATGCACCATCCATTTCTCTAGCTATATCAATATAGTGCCATAAAGAATCGACATTGCCATGCCCAGTTTTTTTTCTAACTCGTTCAAGAATTGTTCTATAATCCTGCTCATTCACCATGTTACCGTGATGATTTTCCCACTGTTTAAGATGTGACAGCACTTCGTAAGTTATAAATCGATGTCTAAACATCGAAAAGCATGCTTGTTTATCTTTGTATCCAGCTAACCGTGAAAGTTTTTCAAAGTCTTTTTCTAGACCAGTTTTTCCGATATTAGCGCCACATTTTCCAGGCTCAGTGCTTAAAAACATAGAGTTTTGCTCTTTATATTCAGAAAATTTTCCTTTACAAACTTCTATCCACCTTTTTCTTGCAGATAAATACCTCAAAACTACTCGACCATCTTTGAGGGTTATTGGAAAAGAGCGGTAGGGGGCAATTCGTTTGCGTCTTTTTAAAGTCGGTAAAGTTAATATTTGTTTTGCAACAGCCTGTTGGTTCTCTTTGACAGGCATGCGTATTAACTCTTCAGGGCGCAAGCCCGTGCGTTTCAGCATCCAAATCATGAAAATACGTCGCTCATATAAATAGTTTAGTAATTCTTGATGAAATACAGTATCATTTTTAAAGCGGCGAAGAGCCGGCTCCGGATAAGCTGAGGGGTCTCCAAGGCGATCAATTACATCTTCAATATCTTCAATAACCCGTAATCCTATCGGTATTTTTGGCTCTGTACTGTGGGCTTCAGGAGCACATCTATGGCTCCAATAATAACGGCCATTGTGAGGGTTCTTTTTTTTCTCACAAACAACGGAAGGAGAATCTTTTCGTTCACCTAAAAGAGGTTTCGATCCATGATGGAGATTATTTGAATACCAATTTAAGAAATCTAAACATCTTTGTAGAATTCGTCTAACCGTATTGTCGTTACGAACTCGCTGATGCTTGTCCGTCACTTGAGATTTTGAGCGAAGTTGGTCGACAAAAGCATATACGTCGCCATCATCTATTTGATTGAAACCCTTTCCTGCCCGAGCGCAGTAACGAATTAATTCTGATAATTCGCTAGCGTAAGTTACAGCTGAGTTGCCTGTCCAAAGATAGCTATTGTCGATCAAATACATGTTAATTGGCAAGCAAGGCCTTCCATTTGGCCAGCAAACATATGCAATACTATTTATTTTTTGATAATAAATAAATTTTTTTTCTTTAGTTTTAGAAATACAATCAGATATAAATACGTCATTTAATCTAGTGTAAAGTTTATAATTTCTATTCATGTATTTTTAATTTTATAACTTTGCTTTGTGACATGTTTGGCGTAAATAAATCGCCAAAGAGTTCGTCATGGTTTGTAATGAGGTTTTTAAGTCGATGCTTTGTCGAATCATCAATGGTATGGCTTTTTGAAAGCCCGAAGACTTCTTTTAAAATCCATAAATACGCTTTCGTCTGCGCCATCATTGTTCTTTGCAATGCTGAAAGTTCTTGCTGAGCACGGTTTAGCTTTTCAGCCATAATTAATTCGCGAGATTTTTTGTTTCTTGCTAGTGCCTCTTTTTTGGCTAAGTCCTTCACTTCATTCCTTAGCCAATCTATATATTTCCATCCGGTCTCGCCATTAGGGGTATAGTGATCTGAAAAAAGAATATCTGAATATTTAAAAAGTGTATTTCGAGACCCGAGTCTGCATATGCCTATTTCTGGTAAATCAAGTGACGCAAGAGCAACGGAGGAATTACATGCTGTAGTCAGTGCTTTTGGAGCTGTTTTGATAGATTTTATAGCTTGTTTAAGAGCCTCGTGCCTCGCAAAAACACTGGATCTGCATTTTTCTTCTGTGAGCCTTACTTTTTTCATAACTTATTTCCTATATAAGTTGAACGAAATGCCACACATATTTTTTGTCGTCCTTGGTTATCAGTAATCGAGTATGGCTCCAGAACGAACTCCCCGCTTTCACGTAGCGTTTGTACGTATGTCTCCCATGATCGTTCTGAAATAAGCTCTAGCTGATCCACAGAAAAATGTTTGAGAACTTTTTCGTAAAGTTCATTAAGACCAATTTCTTCTACACCTTGAGCGCGTGATTTGTCATAATGCCTTAGTCTGTCTGCTGCATATTCTCCTTCAAGCTTTGTAAATTCGACTCCAGGAAATTCACGTTCTATGTATGCGTACAAATGTTGAATATCTGTGTGTCCAGCAATTTCACGTGCTGCATCTAAAACGTCAAATCGACCTGACCAAAAAAGTAATAACAAAAACCACTTTCGCATTTCATGTATGCGAATGTACCACCTGCGTCCATAATTGTCTGGCTGAAGATTGACGTGATCGCAAAAAGCATCAAGACAATAATCAAGTTCTTGAGTGCGGGGGATAGTGCAATGTCCAAAAGTGTCAAACCTCGGTAGGTAAAATAGTCTACTTTTTTTGTATTCATCAAGTTCATTGAATATTTTTACAAGGCCATCTCCAAGTCTTTGCATTTGAGATATGGCTTTCGCTGTGATCGTCGGTATAGGTTTTCCTCCTGTGCCGGCCCGATATTCTCGAACAGTACGTTTTGCTAGATCGGATTCGATCCAGTAGGGGCCTGTGCCAAGCAGGCAGTTGCGAGGGAGTTGTGCTATTTCTGTTTCACGGGATGGTTTAGTCATTCCTATAACGACTATGACCGCACCTGCCCAAATTTTTAGTGCGTGATGGATTGTCGGTACTGTTGAAAGAAAACCAGATGGTTTTTTCTTACCTCCCCACAAAAGATTAGTGAAAGTAATGCCTGACTTTTTAAGATTATGCGACATCTGTATTTGCTGAATAATTTCATATACACTATCTAAGTAAGATGAAGATTTATCTTCTGCACTTTCCTTTATTTTTTTTACTTCCGTCAGTTTTTCTGCAAAAGTAAGATAATAATCTACTAACTCATCTCCATAGCGATGGATCCACCGAAGAGATTCGTTTAAATATCTTAATCCCGTATCAATAGGTATAAATGGTGTTGGAGTAAATGTCTTTCCATGATTGAGGCCAATTTTTCTAGCTTCAACAAGGTTAAGTGTTGAAGGATCAGGAATCACATCAGGAAGATGCCTGTAGAGAGTAAACAATGATTTTAAAGTACAGTATAGATGGTTTGTCGAACTATGTGATGCTGGTTGATTTAAAGCCATATCAATCGTAAGTGTTTTATGGCTAGGGTATTCGGTTGTTTGTCCCCCTGCAATTAATAATTTTTGAGGATGGTGGAGGTCAGGTTCAAATTGTCTCAAAACTGCATTAAGACTTGAAGATGCTCCTGCAAGTTTTTTGGGAGGCAAGGAAATGAGTCCGGCTATAAAAACGCGAGACAGCATCTTCTTTCCGGTTGCGTTTGATACAGTATAGGCCTTTTGCGACTGTAGCCATCTCACCATCTCAATAAGCATATTTGCTGGAAGTTTTCCGGGATTTTCAAGAATTTCAGGAGGGCATTTAGATCCAAAGACTCCTTGATGGATTGAATCGATGATTCGCTCAGCCATAAGAAGAGCCTTTGTCCAACCATCTTGGCCGAGTGCTGTAAAAAGCTGCCTCATTCCATCTTGGTCAAGAAGAGCAAAGGCGTATTTATTTCCCAAATAGCGGTCGTTGCGTAGTGATATCCATGAACAAAGTAGTATAAGGTTACAGCAGAATACTTTCCATGTAGATACGGCTGGGGGAGTACCATCGCCCATTCCTTCTCGATATAAAAATGCAGCACGTCGACAAGATTCAAGCATTACGCGATTATCGGTATC includes these proteins:
- a CDS encoding site-specific integrase; the encoded protein is MNRNYKLYTRLNDVFISDCISKTKEKKFIYYQKINSIAYVCWPNGRPCLPINMYLIDNSYLWTGNSAVTYASELSELIRYCARAGKGFNQIDDGDVYAFVDQLRSKSQVTDKHQRVRNDNTVRRILQRCLDFLNWYSNNLHHGSKPLLGERKDSPSVVCEKKKNPHNGRYYWSHRCAPEAHSTEPKIPIGLRVIEDIEDVIDRLGDPSAYPEPALRRFKNDTVFHQELLNYLYERRIFMIWMLKRTGLRPEELIRMPVKENQQAVAKQILTLPTLKRRKRIAPYRSFPITLKDGRVVLRYLSARKRWIEVCKGKFSEYKEQNSMFLSTEPGKCGANIGKTGLEKDFEKLSRLAGYKDKQACFSMFRHRFITYEVLSHLKQWENHHGNMVNEQDYRTILERVRKKTGHGNVDSLWHYIDIAREMDGAWGNIDRAVGRLHAAENLKLELEILKRDLRQINTNRLAAEQIVDMVSTRLTDIIRDARNSGLQTQSAD
- a CDS encoding helix-turn-helix domain-containing protein gives rise to the protein MSIYDVRAETKGITSNVKKIMEDKAVSIVTLSNETKLSTKIIERARTDKIKLCKLETLAIIAKGLKVKVKDLFSE
- a CDS encoding ankyrin repeat domain-containing protein, whose product is MDTDYHDLACEGRLAQGFDQWDLKNPDGWSVAHEAARTGHLPPDFTRWEIRDADGWTVAHEAAMHGSLPPDFNKWDLADFDGYTVAHTAAEHGHLPPDFPHMDWVDIDGLSVGKVYAKKMSTLPANTEPAQKPKDSMRTMVYDFSKVRPPKNPIDPEEVATVRRILRQYPYEVEDDRIRLHPELKVTPEERLILRKYLMAKGYHATKDAVAELDSKEDAREDC
- a CDS encoding nucleotidyltransferase family protein, producing the protein MKPSEALRTHRDAVLKTVNARKACNARVFGSVLRGEDHEGSDLDILVDLLPGASLFDLGGLQIDLEELLGIPVDLVTPGDLPEKFRNLVIEEARKI
- a CDS encoding DUF6088 family protein — its product is MKKQSVIEVVRQRVAEIPEGKIFGYDVFGELAVTRRRALARALARLVEHEEIERAYRGTFYRPRWCKYGALGVGEGELIRSLGNVYRAGHDAHNALGISTQVPFVIEVAHPTWHHKRKLKYLNVRFVRSTLKEIPDDADYLLLMILDAIKNIKHIADASPDDAVNRLLWIIKRFEKEKVEKLVEYALHYPPRVRAILGAILEHARHKRLRSVLKATLNPQTEYLVGLKDSLPNLKKWKLVGPGRSYRAWERRWEKRRNEAQALES
- a CDS encoding metallophosphoesterase family protein, giving the protein MILFAGDCHGDFEPMLEAAAGTTAVILLGDQEPLDDLASILGPEIAEKTWWIFGNHDSDDAEYLTRHAAMADRNLHCRVVEIDGLRIAGLGGTFRSNVLGVDRQTTLSDLAHVRPQDTRQSLAMIRKDKKLAPQDHTSIFPEDLALMARLASKTRVDVFVAHEAPESHKLGYRILGDVARALKARIQIHGHHHERYDAMIDGGVRVAGVGMSGMMIEWLQPRDGLFWLAAFPGGNVLAMGYDPKKKMYRGEFVGLEGCTSFMAPDLNNLQEEGSLILETFLKRPKCR
- a CDS encoding metallophosphoesterase family protein, producing the protein MILFAGDAHGDFVPLIEEASEASAVILLGDQEPLSDLTVELGPGLAQKAWWIFGNHDSDYLNYFENHKSMADRNLHCQMIEIEGVRIAGLGGVFRAKKFEIDQTTRLDEVDLDCPQDTREAWIKLRRGGRAYPADFTSIFPDDIKALLALKGQVDVLATHEAPESHVLGFPLLGDLARAMGVKMLIHGHHHERYSATIAGGIRVEGIGMARTAEGFFWLGQGLGERA
- a CDS encoding metallophosphoesterase family protein; amino-acid sequence: MKIIVMGDIHADFRALNRFINKKRPEIILQCGDFGWWPHRHLVERIGRNHFFDQYAIKLQGTKIFWADGNHENHADLQERMKAAPGQPLEIPVPGCFYMPRGSVINLPDGRTAIFFGGAMSTDKEDRTEGDSWWAGEVPTQTDLEHARAQVQARGGRVDIVISHTAPSAFLRQLPKNKIDQSRLEDPTVALLDVILDEARPRQWFFGHFHLHTKGEDQGCAWQALSGEGLGGNWWVELGS